In the genome of Chryseobacterium oryzae, one region contains:
- the rpsU gene encoding 30S ribosomal protein S21, whose product MLIIPVKDGESIDRALKKYKRKFDKTGTVRQLRARQQFIKPSVTLRQARLKAAHKQRNLSKEEQA is encoded by the coding sequence ATGTTAATAATTCCAGTAAAAGACGGAGAGTCTATCGACAGAGCTTTAAAAAAATATAAAAGAAAATTTGATAAAACTGGTACAGTTCGTCAGTTAAGAGCTAGACAACAGTTTATCAAGCCTTCAGTAACTTTAAGACAAGCTAGATTGAAAGCTGCTCACAAGCAAAGAAATCTTAGCAAAGAAGAACAGGCTTAA
- a CDS encoding T9SS type B sorting domain-containing protein has product MMKKLLSSLFIILNLFIFAQEDCVSAIAVCGNSNINYTPSGIGNINESLGGCLSYENHSVWYKFTIATSGTLTFDLIPTGPVDYDWAIYGPNVTCNNRGTPIRCNASAALTSTGMNMTNTNTSSAAGSTSPYCKYMDVVAGQTYYLYVDNWSTTVYTFNLTWGGTATFVSPFTNPAMAPNPFIPPGSPGPNANSPREINICGNNTTFNFSTLTPGILNNNPNFIVYYYNSANNAATGTNPITAPTTVNTSTTYYYTISYQDINNPITAANSCKQTNAIIFKDKSLTTSITASSTKLCPGGNITLTSSNPTGNTWSTGATTPSINVTSPGTYTLTSSNGICTSPQASVVITQDTDPNPQISGNLTLCEATSTILTASSTGTGNTYTWSNGATTPSITVTTPGTYSVIVKTPANCSYTKSVTVVQGNVPVVQNASLTMCSNSSSAIFDLTAAQPQMSSTSGINFSYYLNQSDANAGNSNTISNPTAYSSGNGVVYVRISTSTCAKVAQIQLNITQLSTPTITASSSKICLGGSVILTSSQATGNVWSTGATTQSITVTSPGTYTLTSNSGTCTSQPATVNITADADPNVQITGNLVLCDSPNTLLTASSTGTGNTYTWSNAATTPSITVTTPGTYTVVVKTPANCNYTKTVTVVQGNVPVVQNSSLNICSDSPIGIFDLTSAQTSISSTPGVSFSYYLNQADALAQNNNTIANPAAYSSGSNTIYVLVKSTSCSKIASLQLMVNIKPIVVITKSANSICNNTPVILTSNFPTGNLWSNGSTSQSITITNPGTYSLTNNNGTCTSEPVSVNIVQEADPNLQISGQLTFCEGTSTILTATAAGTGNTYNWSNGSTTATTTVNTGGNYSVTVTTANGCQYTKAVNVVMDPLIVVNINTPGEINCTTSQITLNATSSVYQSGATFLWTATTGGVIVSGANTLTPVVSNSGTYTLTITSATTNGCIKQASVNVIKNTTPPIITISTSKLKICKGETITLVANGANTYTWTGLSGTGNTQVVSPSSTTVYSVTGVGSNGCAASSPATITITVVPEIVSTISNIEFCKGDKGILDAGTGPNYTYLWSTGETTQTISTSTAGTYSVTINNGACSRTFTALAKYIPIPEITDIIYDNKTITINVKKTGTQPLEYSIDNGVTWQSSNVFSVYRNNLYTVKVRFRGADCETSTEFYTFSMNNVITPNADGKNDVIDFSEISKYGKFEGGIFDRYGKNIFKISSATPIWNGKELGRPLPTETYWYKLFWEDRITKKPVQTSGWILLKNRD; this is encoded by the coding sequence ATGATGAAAAAACTACTTTCTTCCTTATTCATCATACTCAATCTTTTTATTTTCGCACAGGAAGACTGTGTTTCGGCAATTGCTGTCTGTGGGAATTCAAATATTAATTACACCCCATCGGGAATAGGAAATATCAATGAGTCTCTTGGCGGATGCCTTTCATACGAGAACCATTCTGTTTGGTACAAATTTACTATTGCAACCAGCGGAACGCTTACTTTTGACTTAATTCCAACAGGTCCTGTGGATTATGACTGGGCAATTTACGGTCCGAATGTCACCTGCAACAACAGAGGAACACCGATAAGATGTAATGCTTCGGCTGCGCTTACCAGCACGGGAATGAATATGACCAATACGAATACTTCGTCAGCCGCAGGAAGTACCAGTCCGTACTGTAAATACATGGATGTTGTTGCAGGGCAGACTTATTATTTATATGTAGATAACTGGTCTACAACTGTATATACATTTAATTTAACTTGGGGAGGAACAGCAACTTTCGTATCCCCTTTCACTAACCCCGCGATGGCACCCAATCCATTTATTCCGCCCGGCTCTCCCGGACCTAATGCGAATTCTCCAAGAGAAATTAATATCTGCGGAAACAATACTACATTTAATTTCAGCACATTAACTCCTGGAATTTTAAATAACAATCCTAATTTTATAGTTTACTATTACAATAGTGCCAACAATGCAGCAACCGGAACTAATCCTATAACAGCACCAACAACAGTAAATACTTCTACAACCTACTATTACACTATTAGTTATCAGGACATCAACAACCCTATAACTGCTGCAAATTCTTGTAAGCAGACTAATGCAATTATTTTTAAAGATAAGAGTTTAACTACTTCTATAACAGCTTCATCTACAAAACTATGCCCCGGAGGAAATATTACTTTAACCTCAAGTAACCCAACCGGAAATACTTGGTCTACAGGTGCAACCACTCCATCTATTAATGTAACTTCTCCAGGAACATATACTTTAACTTCAAGCAATGGTATTTGTACAAGCCCGCAAGCTTCAGTTGTTATTACACAGGATACCGATCCGAATCCTCAGATTTCGGGAAATTTAACTTTATGTGAAGCAACTTCAACAATTCTTACAGCTTCTTCAACAGGAACCGGGAATACATACACTTGGTCTAATGGCGCTACAACACCTTCCATAACAGTAACTACACCTGGAACATATAGTGTAATTGTAAAAACTCCCGCAAATTGCAGTTACACAAAATCTGTAACCGTAGTACAAGGTAATGTACCGGTGGTTCAAAACGCGAGTTTAACAATGTGTTCCAACAGTTCTTCAGCTATATTCGATCTTACTGCAGCTCAACCGCAAATGAGTTCAACCTCCGGAATAAATTTTTCATATTACCTTAATCAATCGGATGCTAATGCAGGAAATTCAAATACAATTTCTAATCCTACAGCTTATTCATCTGGAAACGGAGTTGTATATGTGAGAATCAGTACTTCTACTTGTGCTAAAGTCGCTCAAATTCAACTTAATATTACTCAATTAAGCACGCCAACCATAACAGCTTCTTCATCGAAGATATGTTTGGGAGGAAGCGTTATTTTAACTTCAAGCCAAGCAACGGGAAATGTTTGGTCCACAGGAGCAACAACCCAATCGATTACTGTTACTTCACCGGGAACTTATACCTTAACTTCAAACAGTGGAACATGCACAAGTCAGCCCGCTACGGTTAATATTACAGCAGATGCTGATCCCAATGTGCAAATTACAGGAAATCTTGTATTATGCGACTCACCCAACACGCTATTAACAGCATCTTCAACAGGCACGGGAAATACGTACACATGGTCTAATGCCGCTACAACACCATCGATAACAGTAACTACACCTGGAACATATACTGTAGTTGTAAAAACTCCCGCAAATTGCAATTACACAAAAACTGTAACCGTAGTACAGGGTAACGTACCTGTAGTTCAAAACTCATCTTTGAACATTTGTTCTGATTCTCCAATTGGTATATTTGATTTAACTTCTGCTCAGACAAGTATTAGTTCAACACCTGGAGTAAGTTTTTCATATTACTTAAATCAGGCAGATGCATTGGCTCAAAATAATAATACTATTGCAAATCCAGCGGCATATTCCTCGGGAAGCAATACAATCTATGTGCTTGTAAAATCTACATCTTGTTCTAAGATTGCTTCTTTGCAGCTCATGGTGAATATTAAACCAATTGTTGTTATTACCAAATCAGCGAATTCCATTTGCAACAATACACCGGTAATACTTACTTCTAATTTCCCTACCGGAAATCTATGGTCGAATGGCTCTACATCGCAATCGATAACTATAACAAATCCCGGAACTTATTCATTAACCAATAATAACGGAACTTGTACTAGTGAACCAGTTTCAGTGAATATTGTACAAGAAGCAGATCCTAATCTTCAGATATCTGGACAGTTAACTTTTTGTGAAGGCACCTCTACAATACTAACAGCTACAGCAGCCGGAACGGGAAATACATATAATTGGTCTAATGGATCTACAACTGCCACAACAACAGTTAATACAGGAGGAAATTACAGCGTTACTGTTACCACTGCTAATGGATGCCAATATACCAAAGCCGTAAATGTTGTAATGGATCCTCTAATTGTAGTAAATATTAATACTCCGGGCGAAATTAATTGTACTACTTCTCAGATAACTCTAAATGCAACCTCTTCGGTTTATCAATCGGGAGCAACTTTTTTGTGGACAGCAACTACAGGAGGAGTTATTGTTTCAGGAGCCAATACTTTAACCCCTGTTGTTTCTAATTCCGGAACATATACTCTTACTATTACCAGTGCTACAACGAATGGATGTATTAAGCAAGCATCGGTAAATGTGATTAAAAATACAACACCTCCGATTATCACAATTTCAACTTCAAAGTTAAAAATTTGCAAAGGCGAAACCATTACCCTCGTAGCCAATGGAGCAAATACATACACTTGGACTGGCTTATCCGGAACCGGGAACACACAAGTTGTAAGCCCAAGCTCAACAACGGTTTACAGCGTTACGGGAGTTGGATCCAATGGCTGTGCCGCTTCATCTCCCGCCACGATCACTATAACAGTTGTTCCTGAAATTGTTTCCACAATTTCGAATATTGAATTTTGTAAAGGAGACAAAGGTATCTTAGATGCAGGAACAGGTCCAAACTATACTTATCTTTGGAGTACAGGAGAAACAACACAGACAATAAGCACTTCGACAGCAGGAACTTATTCGGTAACAATAAATAACGGTGCATGCTCAAGAACATTTACCGCATTAGCCAAATACATCCCAATTCCTGAGATTACAGATATTATTTATGATAATAAGACCATAACAATCAATGTTAAAAAAACAGGGACCCAGCCTTTAGAATACTCTATTGATAATGGTGTAACGTGGCAATCCTCTAATGTTTTCAGTGTGTACCGAAACAATTTATATACTGTAAAAGTTAGATTTAGAGGAGCTGATTGCGAAACTTCTACAGAATTCTATACTTTTTCGATGAATAATGTGATAACCCCAAATGCAGATGGAAAAAATGATGTAATCGATTTTAGTGAAATTAGTAAGTACGGAAAATTTGAAGGTGGAATTTTTGATCGATACGGAAAAAATATTTTTAAAATTTCTTCTGCTACACCTATTTGGAACGGCAAGGAATTAGGAAGACCTCTTCCTACCGAAACCTATTGGTATAAACTTTTTTGGGAAGACCGAATAACTAAAAAACCAGTACAAACGTCAGGCTGGATTTTATTGAAAAACAGAGACTAA
- a CDS encoding L,D-transpeptidase, with translation MTKKTIIKSFYFLLFTLFVFSCKKEESVNSENQKPSASEAISQSEPHPDSIKTNPVKESAAPMIQENGFYNAFAIPKDSKKRDSLYAIFSKKYSERERYAILALNRLDSKSKWNSDTLVVPAKIDTTLMAYSPFPLQLDILTDVKKFVIFSYPIQAYAVYSNGTLVKWGPTSMGKKTAQTDRGLMFANWKKKLAISTVKSEWKLPYNFNIHNTHGIGWHQYDLPGYPASHSCLRLLMKDAIWLYSYADTWILNPGGATTKAKGTPVIVFGDYPWGKRKPWRKLLEDPNANNISVEEMNRIIQPHVEKMISEQTNREKVADSIKTAKASEAALKETTSTEN, from the coding sequence ATGACAAAAAAAACAATTATTAAGTCATTTTACTTTTTACTTTTTACATTATTTGTTTTTTCATGTAAAAAAGAAGAATCGGTTAATTCAGAAAATCAAAAACCATCTGCTTCTGAAGCAATTTCGCAAAGTGAGCCTCATCCTGATTCTATTAAAACAAATCCTGTAAAAGAATCTGCAGCCCCAATGATTCAGGAAAATGGTTTTTATAACGCATTCGCTATACCGAAAGATTCTAAAAAAAGAGATTCCTTATATGCTATTTTCAGCAAAAAATACAGCGAAAGAGAGCGTTATGCTATTTTAGCTTTAAACAGATTAGATTCTAAAAGCAAATGGAACTCCGACACTCTCGTTGTTCCTGCAAAAATAGATACTACTTTAATGGCTTATTCGCCTTTTCCACTACAACTTGATATATTGACTGATGTGAAAAAGTTTGTTATTTTTTCTTATCCAATTCAGGCATACGCAGTATATTCTAATGGTACTCTCGTAAAATGGGGACCTACAAGTATGGGAAAAAAAACGGCTCAAACAGACAGAGGTTTAATGTTTGCGAACTGGAAAAAGAAACTTGCTATTTCTACGGTGAAGAGCGAGTGGAAATTACCTTATAATTTTAATATTCATAATACCCACGGAATTGGATGGCATCAATATGATCTTCCGGGATATCCTGCATCACACTCTTGTCTTAGGCTTTTAATGAAAGATGCTATATGGCTTTACAGTTATGCAGATACATGGATTCTTAATCCTGGCGGAGCTACTACGAAAGCAAAAGGAACTCCGGTAATTGTATTTGGAGATTATCCTTGGGGAAAAAGAAAACCGTGGAGAAAACTATTGGAAGATCCCAATGCCAACAATATTTCTGTGGAAGAAATGAATAGAATTATTCAGCCACATGTAGAAAAAATGATTTCTGAACAAACGAACAGAGAAAAAGTTGCAGATTCCATTAAAACAGCAAAAGCTTCAGAAGCTGCTTTAAAGGAAACAACATCTACAGAAAACTAA
- a CDS encoding alpha/beta hydrolase: protein MNLNYIVREPENITSSTPILFMLHGYGSNEEDLFSFRENLPEDWIIVSFRAPKTTEFEGFSWYDIDFNNPERFVDVDQANESLQAVLEHILSIVNKYGLTDGKTHLCGFSQGGILCYALALKYPELFNRVACLSSYPEEKLLTDIVKDKKKLANLRFFISHGTDDAIIPLEWGRKAADLLYDLSCYFSFREYMSGHGVNQKNYIDLMDFFSK from the coding sequence ATGAATTTGAATTACATTGTACGAGAACCGGAAAATATCACTTCCAGTACTCCCATTTTATTTATGCTTCATGGGTACGGCAGTAATGAGGAGGATCTTTTCAGTTTTAGGGAAAATCTTCCGGAAGATTGGATTATCGTAAGCTTCAGAGCGCCAAAAACTACAGAATTTGAAGGTTTTTCATGGTATGATATAGATTTTAATAATCCTGAACGTTTTGTAGATGTTGATCAGGCTAATGAATCGCTTCAGGCAGTTCTAGAACATATATTATCAATAGTTAATAAGTATGGTCTTACTGATGGCAAAACACATCTTTGCGGTTTTAGCCAAGGAGGTATTTTATGTTATGCTTTAGCCTTGAAGTATCCCGAACTTTTTAATCGTGTAGCTTGTCTCAGTTCTTATCCGGAAGAAAAACTGTTAACGGATATTGTAAAGGATAAAAAGAAGTTGGCAAATTTAAGATTTTTCATTTCTCATGGTACGGATGATGCTATTATTCCTTTAGAATGGGGTAGAAAGGCTGCAGATCTTTTGTATGATCTCAGTTGTTATTTTTCTTTTAGAGAATATATGAGCGGTCATGGAGTCAATCAGAAAAATTATATAGATCTGATGGATTTTTTTTCAAAATAA
- the tyrS gene encoding tyrosine--tRNA ligase, which yields MNSFIEELKWRGLFADMMPGTDEQLDKEMTTAYIGFDPTADSLHIGSLIQIKILAHFQQHGHKPIALVGGATGMIGDPSGKSAERNLLDEETLLHYVDCLQNQLSRFLNFEGNENNKAELVNNYDWMKKISFLDFAKNVGKNITVNYMMAKDSVKKRFSGEAGAEGMSFTEFTYQLIQGYDFLHLYQNNNVKLQMGGSDQWGNITTGTELIRRKAQGEAFALTVPLITKADGSKFGKSESGENYWLDKKKTSPYKFYQFWLNATDTDAERFIKFYTFLPKDEIETLINEHQTAPHERKLQKKLAEEVTVWVHGREEYERAVKASEILFGKSTAEDLVSLNEDIFLEIFEGVPQKEINKNEVLGCNIIDLLSEKTNFLKSKSEAQREMKGNAISVNKEKVNDEFVAHESDLIDGKFLLLQKGKKNYFIVKAI from the coding sequence ATGAACTCTTTTATTGAAGAACTGAAATGGCGTGGTCTTTTTGCCGATATGATGCCGGGAACGGATGAACAACTGGATAAAGAAATGACAACTGCCTATATCGGATTCGATCCTACTGCAGATTCTTTGCATATCGGAAGTCTTATTCAGATTAAAATTCTTGCTCATTTTCAGCAGCACGGGCATAAACCTATTGCATTGGTGGGTGGTGCAACCGGTATGATTGGCGATCCTTCTGGGAAATCTGCCGAGAGAAATCTTCTGGATGAAGAAACTCTTCTTCATTATGTAGACTGTCTTCAAAACCAGCTTTCGAGATTCTTAAATTTTGAAGGAAATGAAAATAACAAGGCAGAATTGGTGAACAATTACGATTGGATGAAAAAGATTTCTTTCCTGGATTTTGCTAAAAATGTTGGGAAAAATATCACCGTAAATTACATGATGGCAAAAGATTCTGTAAAGAAAAGATTTTCTGGAGAAGCCGGAGCTGAAGGAATGAGTTTTACGGAGTTTACCTATCAGTTAATTCAAGGGTACGATTTTTTACACTTGTATCAGAACAATAATGTTAAGCTTCAGATGGGAGGTTCAGACCAATGGGGGAATATTACCACAGGAACCGAGCTTATCCGTAGAAAAGCTCAGGGCGAAGCTTTCGCGTTAACAGTTCCTTTAATCACAAAAGCAGACGGTTCTAAGTTTGGTAAATCTGAAAGTGGAGAAAATTACTGGCTCGATAAAAAGAAAACTTCTCCGTATAAATTTTATCAATTTTGGCTGAATGCTACCGATACAGATGCAGAAAGATTTATAAAATTCTATACATTTCTACCAAAAGATGAGATTGAAACTTTAATAAACGAACACCAGACTGCTCCACACGAAAGAAAACTTCAGAAGAAACTTGCAGAAGAAGTTACCGTTTGGGTTCATGGCAGAGAAGAGTACGAAAGAGCAGTAAAAGCCTCAGAAATTCTTTTCGGAAAATCTACTGCGGAAGATTTGGTTAGTCTTAATGAAGATATTTTCTTGGAAATTTTTGAAGGTGTCCCGCAAAAAGAAATCAATAAAAATGAAGTTTTAGGATGTAATATTATAGATTTACTTTCAGAAAAAACCAATTTCCTTAAATCTAAAAGCGAAGCACAAAGAGAAATGAAAGGAAATGCAATCTCTGTGAACAAAGAAAAAGTAAATGATGAATTTGTTGCCCACGAAAGCGATCTTATTGATGGTAAATTTTTATTGTTGCAGAAAGGGAAGAAAAACTATTTTATTGTAAAAGCTATTTAA
- a CDS encoding ABC transporter substrate-binding protein: MKVISLVPSITEALFDLGLTENEVIGRTKFCIHPAEKVKNVQIIGGTKNLNIKRIKNLQPDVILANKEENVKDQVEELMKDFKVIVSNTETLEDNYYLLKNLGLLFNLEEKAQLFNLKIYEIFNQVKLKCKVKAAYLIWKNPYMTVGSDTFIHHVLSEFGFDNIFKNDKRYPIIELEDLKEAEVIMLSSEPFPFKENHISEIKEIYPDKKIMIVDGEAFSWYGTHIAKCEMYFKNFIAEFN; this comes from the coding sequence ATGAAAGTTATCTCTCTGGTACCTTCTATTACGGAGGCTTTATTCGATCTGGGTTTAACCGAAAATGAAGTAATCGGACGCACGAAATTCTGCATTCATCCTGCCGAAAAAGTGAAAAATGTTCAAATTATTGGCGGTACAAAAAATCTTAATATCAAAAGAATCAAAAATCTTCAACCTGATGTAATTCTTGCCAATAAGGAAGAAAATGTAAAAGATCAGGTAGAAGAATTAATGAAAGATTTTAAAGTAATCGTAAGCAATACAGAAACTCTTGAAGATAATTATTACCTTTTAAAAAATCTAGGCTTACTTTTTAATTTAGAAGAAAAAGCACAACTTTTTAACCTCAAGATTTACGAAATTTTCAATCAGGTAAAGTTAAAATGTAAAGTAAAAGCTGCTTATCTTATCTGGAAAAATCCTTACATGACGGTGGGTTCAGATACATTTATTCATCACGTTTTATCTGAATTTGGTTTTGATAATATTTTTAAAAACGACAAAAGATATCCGATAATTGAATTGGAAGATTTAAAGGAAGCAGAAGTTATCATGCTTTCTTCAGAGCCATTTCCGTTTAAAGAAAATCATATTTCGGAAATTAAGGAAATATACCCCGATAAAAAAATAATGATTGTAGATGGCGAGGCTTTTTCATGGTACGGAACTCATATTGCAAAGTGCGAAATGTATTTTAAAAATTTTATTGCTGAATTTAATTGA